One stretch of Leadbetterella byssophila DSM 17132 DNA includes these proteins:
- a CDS encoding hybrid sensor histidine kinase/response regulator transcription factor: MREKLKYWIILLWVPLHLHAQTRHLGIVQGLSNNYVLSISQDSEGLIWLATEDGLNRFNGKSFKVFRKSEGGISANELNKVYADESGVWIATQRAGLQCLDPKSESFKSYVHEAQNPQSIMTNDVTDISPSRQGYLWIATYHRGVALMDKTKGTFTPLQIKNLPDDKTWAVKEDPKGLLYIGHATQGLSIVRLKDKNVTRIQQNHGLPGNTVRAIFIDHLGHVWIGTNEGLALFRNGEIKAYKNLGQVYSIGQLADGRLWIATEKSGLHFLDLRQNLDPAKIKFESVKELAGKSIRTVLQDKFQNLWVGSYGDGVYFLPHRKAYFKNYRPQKYPTAWGLAIDENNRLWAGTDGGGIDILGVKNIQLPDNAVISAFRDRLGQIWIGTFQGGAFSFTSQGQKLTHLEVAGVNKDIRCFFEDKSGQLWIGTSSGLLHQKSNTLYTAENSGLSSNLVRAGLQDRKGNYWIGTFGDGLQILDSKMRRIKEFRTDNGFPSNTVNHILEDRNGNIWVASGEGLVRFSPKGEMKIYREPLHNQHIRAIAEDEAGDIWFSTIAGISKYVRNSEKIINYWGHEGMPKGDFMSGSVAQDAHGFLYFGSQDGVCYFHPSQVPAVLPTRKPVFTDFSVYDDLAQNRQKIIPLQDVVTLSHNENTFTIGFNTLDFAQEGVTEYAYSLEGLNEQWYNTEGETYVTFRNLSPGDYTLRLKSGIKDQGWGEEYATMEIRIQPPFWASWWAKLLYLGLAAAIIVYLLRFYARKMELENSLLIEKRDHQKDQELHLERIRFFTNITHELRTPLTLILGPLEDLLNEKTLCEAHKSKVSVIHKSSLRLLALINQILDFQKTQSQLRKLNLIPGDLSLAVFEIGKKYQDLNRNEEIHLELDVPEWNDKIYFDEEVLHIVLENLLSNAFKYTQKGEIRLELQKSGDSWVKIQVSDTGKGIPPASLDKIFERYYQVEEDSKVSGTGIGLALVKSLVELHLGKIEVSSELGKGSSFTVYLPYKTPVKNEEKTSDKPQILVVEDHTDLRDYIAETLKEKFQVIVAANGQEGLRLAKEHMPELIITDLMMPVMDGMSLSRKLRENIHTSHIPIILLTAKDTTEDRIEGYELGIASYLTKPFSAQLVISRIENLLDAQKKLVKEVKESGETTPTLSRIDKEFLSKVKQRIEANLEMEKLDVEFLAAGMHMSHSTLYRKIKALTGGSVNEFIRKVKMQKAAEYLSTGEFTVSEVSFKVGISSMLYFRQCFKEEFGTNPSEYIKNSRT; this comes from the coding sequence ATGCGGGAAAAACTTAAGTATTGGATCATCTTGTTATGGGTACCCTTACACCTACATGCCCAAACCCGTCATCTTGGAATAGTACAAGGTTTATCTAACAATTATGTGCTCAGTATCAGCCAGGATTCCGAGGGCTTAATCTGGTTAGCTACAGAGGACGGATTGAACAGATTTAACGGGAAATCCTTCAAGGTTTTCCGAAAGTCAGAGGGCGGAATTTCAGCTAATGAACTGAACAAGGTCTATGCAGATGAATCCGGAGTATGGATAGCTACCCAAAGAGCCGGACTACAATGTCTGGATCCAAAGTCAGAATCGTTCAAGAGTTATGTTCATGAGGCCCAAAATCCCCAGTCCATAATGACAAATGACGTGACTGATATATCTCCTTCAAGACAGGGATATCTATGGATAGCTACCTATCACAGAGGAGTGGCATTAATGGACAAAACAAAGGGCACATTTACTCCATTACAGATCAAAAATCTACCAGATGATAAAACCTGGGCGGTAAAGGAAGATCCCAAAGGTTTACTTTATATAGGTCATGCGACTCAAGGGCTTAGTATCGTCCGACTGAAAGATAAGAATGTCACCCGTATCCAACAAAATCACGGCCTACCCGGAAATACCGTCAGAGCCATATTTATTGACCACCTGGGGCATGTGTGGATAGGTACGAACGAAGGACTAGCTCTCTTCAGAAATGGAGAGATAAAAGCCTATAAAAACTTGGGGCAAGTATATAGCATAGGACAATTAGCGGATGGTCGACTATGGATAGCAACTGAAAAATCCGGTCTGCATTTTTTAGATTTAAGGCAAAATCTGGATCCTGCTAAAATTAAGTTTGAAAGTGTAAAGGAATTAGCAGGTAAAAGTATCCGAACGGTTCTTCAAGATAAGTTCCAAAACCTCTGGGTAGGAAGTTATGGAGACGGAGTTTACTTCCTGCCGCATAGAAAAGCATATTTCAAGAATTACAGGCCGCAGAAGTATCCTACAGCTTGGGGTCTAGCAATTGATGAAAACAATAGGTTATGGGCAGGTACAGATGGAGGTGGTATTGATATCTTAGGAGTAAAAAATATCCAGTTACCAGACAATGCCGTCATCTCCGCTTTCAGAGATAGATTAGGACAAATTTGGATAGGAACCTTCCAAGGTGGAGCCTTTTCTTTCACTTCCCAAGGCCAAAAACTTACCCATCTGGAAGTAGCCGGAGTCAACAAAGATATCCGTTGCTTTTTTGAGGATAAATCCGGTCAACTGTGGATTGGAACAAGTTCAGGGCTCTTGCATCAAAAATCAAATACCCTCTATACTGCAGAAAATTCAGGCTTGTCTAGCAACCTAGTACGTGCAGGCTTGCAGGATAGGAAGGGGAATTATTGGATAGGCACATTTGGCGACGGCCTCCAGATTCTAGACTCTAAGATGCGAAGAATTAAGGAATTTAGGACAGACAATGGTTTTCCCTCCAATACAGTAAATCATATTTTAGAAGATAGGAATGGCAACATTTGGGTGGCCTCAGGTGAAGGCCTTGTCAGGTTTAGTCCTAAGGGAGAAATGAAAATCTACCGGGAACCTCTGCACAATCAACATATACGGGCCATAGCGGAAGATGAGGCAGGGGATATCTGGTTCTCCACTATAGCGGGAATTTCAAAGTATGTTAGAAACTCAGAGAAAATCATAAACTATTGGGGACATGAAGGTATGCCAAAAGGAGATTTTATGAGCGGTTCAGTGGCTCAGGATGCCCATGGCTTCCTGTATTTCGGCTCCCAAGATGGAGTTTGTTACTTTCATCCCAGCCAGGTACCTGCCGTCCTGCCAACCCGAAAGCCCGTCTTTACTGATTTTAGTGTATATGATGATTTGGCACAAAACCGACAAAAAATCATACCCTTACAAGATGTAGTGACCTTATCTCATAACGAAAACACCTTTACGATTGGCTTTAATACTTTAGACTTTGCGCAGGAGGGTGTTACAGAGTATGCCTACAGTCTAGAAGGATTGAATGAGCAATGGTACAATACTGAAGGAGAGACGTACGTGACCTTCAGAAACTTATCTCCGGGTGATTATACCCTTCGTTTAAAATCAGGCATCAAGGACCAAGGATGGGGAGAAGAATATGCTACTATGGAAATCAGAATCCAACCGCCATTTTGGGCCAGTTGGTGGGCAAAACTACTCTATCTAGGACTTGCAGCCGCGATCATTGTCTACCTGTTGAGGTTTTATGCTCGAAAAATGGAACTGGAGAACTCTCTTTTGATAGAAAAGAGGGATCACCAAAAGGATCAAGAATTGCATCTGGAAAGAATTCGGTTCTTTACCAATATCACCCATGAACTAAGGACTCCACTAACCTTGATACTAGGGCCATTAGAGGATCTTCTTAATGAGAAGACCTTGTGCGAAGCACACAAAAGTAAGGTGTCAGTCATACATAAAAGTTCTTTACGACTTCTAGCACTTATCAATCAGATCTTAGATTTCCAAAAGACCCAGAGTCAGTTGCGAAAGTTGAATCTGATTCCTGGGGATCTCTCTTTAGCTGTATTTGAGATAGGGAAGAAGTATCAGGATTTGAATAGAAATGAGGAGATTCACTTGGAATTAGATGTACCGGAATGGAATGATAAGATCTATTTTGATGAAGAAGTTTTACATATCGTTTTGGAAAATCTTCTTTCCAATGCATTCAAATACACTCAAAAAGGGGAGATCCGCTTGGAGTTACAGAAATCTGGAGACTCCTGGGTGAAAATCCAAGTGAGTGATACGGGGAAAGGTATACCACCTGCCTCTTTGGACAAGATATTTGAACGGTATTATCAAGTTGAAGAGGATTCAAAAGTATCCGGAACAGGGATAGGATTAGCATTAGTCAAAAGTTTGGTTGAGCTTCATTTAGGAAAGATAGAAGTGAGCAGCGAACTAGGTAAAGGTTCGAGCTTTACGGTGTACCTTCCCTATAAAACGCCGGTCAAAAACGAAGAAAAAACCTCCGATAAGCCACAAATCCTGGTGGTAGAGGATCATACTGACCTCCGAGATTATATCGCAGAAACCCTTAAGGAGAAGTTTCAGGTGATTGTGGCTGCTAATGGACAAGAAGGCCTCAGACTAGCCAAAGAGCATATGCCGGAACTCATCATCACAGATTTGATGATGCCTGTCATGGACGGTATGAGTTTGAGCAGAAAACTTAGAGAAAATATTCACACCAGTCATATTCCCATTATCCTTTTGACCGCAAAAGATACTACGGAAGATAGGATAGAGGGGTATGAATTAGGGATTGCCTCTTACTTAACCAAGCCGTTCTCTGCACAACTGGTGATCTCCCGTATCGAAAATCTTCTGGATGCCCAAAAGAAACTGGTGAAGGAAGTAAAAGAAAGTGGGGAGACTACACCTACTTTAAGTCGTATTGACAAAGAATTTCTCAGTAAAGTAAAACAGAGAATTGAAGCTAATCTGGAAATGGAAAAGCTGGATGTAGAATTCCTGGCGGCAGGAATGCACATGAGTCATTCTACCTTATATAGAAAGATCAAAGCATTAACCGGAGGATCTGTAAATGAGTTTATTCGTAAGGTTAAGATGCAAAAAGCAGCTGAATATTTGAGTACAGGAGAGTTTACGGTTTCAGAAGTGTCCTTTAAGGTAGGAATTTCCAGTATGCTTTACTTTAGACAGTGTTTCAAAGAAGAATTTGGAACAAATCCTTCAGAATATATAAAGAATTCTAGAACATAG
- a CDS encoding aminotransferase class V-fold PLP-dependent enzyme, translating to MSFNVSDIRKQFPILDTQIAGKTLVYFDNAATTQKPRVVLDALEDYYASSNANIHRGIHYLAEKATAAFEATRKSVQKFLNASSHEEIIFTYGTTDSINLVARTYGEAFLKAGDEILISNLEHHSNIVPWQMLCEKNGCVLKVIPIDDHGDLILEEFDKLLTEKTKFVSVVHVSNALGTINPVEYIIKKAHEVGAKVLIDGAQASSHIPVDVQALDADFYALSAHKLFGPTGTGILYGKKDLLLSMPPYRGGGEMIKEVTFEKTTYADLPYKFEAGTPNIADVIAFKSGLEFFDSLDKEALHAYEEELLQYATAQLKAVEGIRIIGEAKRKVSVVSFVMDGVHPQDIGILLDQQGIAVRTGHHCTQPLMQRFNIPGTVRASFAPYNTKEEIDALIAGLQKVRRFLL from the coding sequence ATGAGTTTCAACGTATCGGACATAAGAAAGCAGTTCCCCATTTTGGATACCCAAATTGCGGGCAAAACCTTGGTATATTTTGACAATGCAGCCACTACTCAAAAACCTAGAGTAGTACTGGATGCCTTAGAGGACTATTACGCCTCTTCTAATGCTAATATACATAGAGGAATTCACTACTTAGCGGAAAAAGCTACAGCTGCTTTTGAAGCTACAAGGAAAAGCGTACAAAAGTTTTTGAATGCTAGTTCCCATGAAGAGATCATCTTTACTTACGGAACTACAGACAGCATAAACTTAGTTGCTAGAACCTATGGTGAAGCTTTTCTAAAAGCCGGTGATGAGATTCTAATCAGTAATCTTGAGCACCACTCGAACATTGTTCCCTGGCAAATGCTATGTGAGAAAAATGGCTGTGTGCTCAAGGTTATTCCTATAGATGACCATGGTGATCTAATTCTGGAGGAATTTGATAAACTACTTACAGAGAAGACAAAATTCGTGTCTGTAGTTCATGTATCGAATGCTTTGGGTACTATAAATCCTGTAGAGTATATCATCAAAAAGGCTCATGAAGTGGGAGCAAAGGTGCTGATAGATGGAGCACAAGCCTCATCGCATATCCCCGTTGATGTGCAAGCCTTGGACGCTGATTTTTATGCCTTGTCTGCGCACAAATTATTCGGTCCAACGGGCACAGGTATCCTCTATGGAAAAAAAGATCTTCTATTATCCATGCCTCCCTACAGAGGCGGTGGAGAGATGATCAAAGAGGTTACCTTTGAAAAAACTACTTATGCGGATCTTCCTTATAAATTTGAAGCGGGAACTCCTAACATCGCAGATGTAATTGCTTTTAAATCCGGTTTGGAATTCTTTGATTCCTTAGATAAAGAGGCACTACATGCGTATGAAGAGGAATTGCTACAATATGCTACTGCCCAATTAAAAGCAGTAGAAGGAATACGTATTATAGGTGAAGCCAAAAGGAAAGTAAGTGTGGTATCCTTTGTGATGGATGGTGTTCATCCTCAAGATATAGGAATTTTACTTGACCAACAAGGGATAGCGGTGAGAACAGGACATCACTGTACTCAACCTTTGATGCAAAGATTCAATATTCCTGGCACGGTACGTGCTTCCTTTGCGCCCTACAATACTAAAGAAGAGATTGACGCCTTGATAGCCGGCCTACAAAAGGTGAGGAGGTTTCTATTATAA
- a CDS encoding M42 family metallopeptidase produces the protein MSKNIEFLYQYLNNASPTGFESTGQQIWLDYLKPYIDDKIIDVYGTAVGVINPGQEYKVAIEAHSDEISWFVNYITDSGYIYVRRNGGSDHQIAPSMRVNLHTRKNGIVKGIFGWPAIHVRDAAKEESPSLKNIFIDVGAASKAEVLEMGITVGTVVTFEDGLTELNNKFYVGRALDNRMGGYIIAEVARRLHENKVKLPFTLYVVNAVQEEIGLRGSEMISRRLKPDVAVCVDVTHDTQSPMYDKKRDGDIACGKGPTLSYGPAVQNNLLHMLIDLADEKQIPYQLAAVSRSTGTDTDSFAYSGEGVASALISLPQKYMHTTVEMCHKDDIDACIDLYYAFLTNLKAGTDFRYIK, from the coding sequence ATGTCAAAGAATATAGAATTCCTATATCAGTACTTGAACAATGCTTCACCTACTGGTTTCGAATCTACCGGTCAACAGATCTGGCTAGATTATTTAAAACCGTATATAGACGACAAGATTATTGATGTGTACGGGACTGCGGTAGGTGTAATCAATCCGGGACAAGAGTATAAGGTGGCCATTGAGGCTCACTCGGACGAGATCTCCTGGTTTGTGAATTATATCACAGATAGCGGGTACATCTATGTACGTAGAAACGGAGGTTCTGATCACCAAATCGCTCCATCCATGCGTGTCAACCTACACACGCGTAAAAACGGTATTGTAAAGGGTATCTTTGGATGGCCAGCTATCCATGTGCGTGATGCCGCTAAGGAAGAAAGTCCATCCTTAAAGAATATCTTCATAGATGTTGGCGCGGCCTCTAAAGCGGAAGTACTTGAAATGGGTATCACTGTAGGTACAGTGGTTACATTTGAAGACGGTTTGACTGAATTGAACAATAAATTCTATGTAGGTAGGGCGCTAGATAACCGTATGGGTGGATATATCATTGCTGAGGTAGCTAGAAGATTGCATGAAAACAAGGTAAAACTTCCGTTCACTCTCTACGTAGTTAATGCTGTTCAAGAAGAAATAGGCTTGAGGGGGTCAGAGATGATCTCTAGGCGACTAAAACCGGACGTAGCCGTGTGTGTAGATGTAACTCATGACACACAAAGTCCTATGTATGATAAAAAGAGAGACGGTGATATAGCCTGCGGTAAAGGTCCTACCCTATCTTATGGACCTGCGGTTCAGAATAACCTATTGCATATGTTGATTGATTTGGCTGATGAAAAACAGATCCCATATCAGTTAGCTGCTGTAAGCAGATCCACAGGGACAGATACAGACTCTTTTGCATACTCAGGAGAAGGGGTTGCTTCAGCTTTGATTTCCCTTCCTCAAAAGTATATGCACACCACCGTAGAAATGTGCCATAAAGACGATATTGATGCATGTATAGATTTGTATTATGCTTTCCTAACTAATTTGAAAGCAGGTACAGACTTTAGATATATAAAATAA
- the sufD gene encoding Fe-S cluster assembly protein SufD: MSVLTNVEVEFDALFQNLNGKSERPYHQIRKEAFESYKQLGIPTVKHEDWKYANLKGLEKHNFQRATEVNVIAEDLSALPFSTLKGISLVFVNGNFVPELSSDLHNESIKVLDFKQAETEIPEILNQHYGKAVNFQKEGLSALNVAFAQQGAVVYVPANATLEEPVLIKHINDSRNLEAFNAIHHLTVVDKNAEVKLVEIFQSVGEQAAFTNAVSEIFVAEDARVDYYKIQDENDASYHVGTTQVVQKDKSYFYAATVTVNGGFVRNNLNLVLDGEYIESHMYGLYIPNGNQLVDNHTLVDHRKPNSESNELYKGILDGKSKGVFNGKIYVQQDAQKTNAYQNCRNVILSDSASMNTKPQLEIWADDVKCSHGTTTGKLDEEAIFYMQSRGIPKAEAVKLQLAAFAEDVVSQFKWETLREELDVLILQKLQA, encoded by the coding sequence ATGTCTGTTTTGACAAACGTTGAAGTAGAGTTTGATGCTCTATTTCAGAATTTAAATGGTAAATCTGAGAGGCCTTACCATCAAATACGCAAGGAAGCTTTTGAATCTTATAAACAATTAGGTATTCCTACCGTTAAGCACGAAGACTGGAAGTATGCTAACCTGAAAGGTTTGGAAAAACATAATTTCCAACGTGCCACAGAAGTGAACGTGATAGCAGAAGATTTGTCTGCTCTACCATTTTCTACTTTAAAAGGAATCTCTTTGGTCTTTGTAAATGGAAACTTTGTGCCTGAGCTTTCGTCTGACTTGCATAATGAAAGCATCAAAGTTTTAGACTTTAAACAAGCAGAAACAGAGATACCAGAGATCCTAAATCAGCATTACGGCAAAGCGGTTAATTTCCAAAAGGAAGGACTTTCGGCTCTAAACGTAGCCTTTGCTCAACAAGGTGCCGTGGTTTACGTACCAGCAAATGCCACTTTGGAAGAACCGGTTTTGATCAAGCATATCAATGACAGCAGAAACTTGGAAGCATTTAACGCCATTCACCACTTGACGGTAGTGGATAAAAATGCGGAAGTAAAGCTTGTGGAAATCTTCCAAAGCGTGGGAGAACAAGCCGCCTTTACCAATGCCGTTTCTGAAATCTTTGTGGCAGAAGACGCTCGTGTGGATTATTATAAGATTCAAGACGAGAATGATGCCAGTTACCATGTAGGTACTACCCAGGTGGTACAGAAGGATAAATCTTACTTCTATGCTGCTACTGTAACAGTTAATGGAGGTTTTGTTCGTAACAACTTGAATCTAGTTCTGGATGGGGAGTACATTGAAAGCCATATGTATGGTTTATATATTCCAAACGGAAACCAATTAGTGGATAACCATACCCTCGTGGATCATAGAAAACCTAATTCTGAAAGTAACGAGTTGTATAAAGGCATTTTGGATGGTAAATCCAAAGGAGTATTTAACGGTAAGATCTACGTTCAACAGGATGCGCAAAAAACAAATGCGTACCAAAACTGTAGAAACGTCATCCTATCTGATAGTGCTTCTATGAACACTAAACCTCAATTAGAAATCTGGGCTGATGACGTGAAATGTTCTCACGGAACTACCACAGGTAAACTGGATGAGGAAGCTATTTTCTATATGCAGTCCAGAGGTATACCAAAAGCAGAAGCCGTGAAACTTCAATTGGCAGCTTTTGCTGAGGATGTAGTTTCTCAATTCAAGTGGGAAACCTTAAGAGAAGAATTAGACGTATTGATCTTACAGAAACTTCAAGCATGA
- a CDS encoding VOC family protein, whose amino-acid sequence MSPLSWIEIYVEDMDRARSFYESVFSVELNEIPMEGIDSEIQMYVFGSFDNHPGIALVKNPHLQPGSGGTIVYFSSKDCSIEESKVLAAGGKIIQEKSGIEDFGYYSLLMDSEGNPIGVHSMF is encoded by the coding sequence ATGAGCCCCTTATCATGGATTGAGATCTATGTAGAAGATATGGATAGAGCCAGAAGCTTCTACGAATCAGTATTTTCAGTGGAACTGAATGAAATTCCCATGGAAGGAATTGACTCTGAGATCCAAATGTATGTCTTCGGTAGCTTTGATAATCATCCGGGAATAGCTTTGGTAAAAAATCCTCATTTACAACCCGGATCAGGGGGCACTATAGTTTATTTTAGTTCCAAAGATTGTAGTATAGAAGAATCCAAGGTCCTTGCTGCAGGAGGAAAGATCATTCAAGAAAAATCCGGCATAGAGGATTTTGGGTATTATTCCCTCCTGATGGACTCAGAAGGGAATCCCATAGGTGTACATTCTATGTTCTAG
- the sufC gene encoding Fe-S cluster assembly ATPase SufC, with product MLSISNLQARVENKEILKGINLEIKPGEVHAIMGPNGSGKSTLASVLAGRDTFEVTGGSVEFNGKDLLELAPEERAAEGIFLAFQYPIEIPGVTTINFLKTALNQIRKYHGKDPLDAAEFLKLMKEKAKTVKIDDQLLRRSLNEGFSGGEKKRNEIFQMAMLEPTLAILDETDSGLDIDALRIVADGVNQLRSKDRSFVVVTHYQRLLDYIVPDYVHVLYKGRIVKSGTKELALELEEKGYDWIKAEADSVSA from the coding sequence ATGCTGAGTATCAGTAACTTACAGGCAAGAGTAGAAAATAAGGAAATATTGAAGGGCATTAATCTGGAGATCAAACCAGGTGAGGTTCATGCCATCATGGGACCTAACGGTTCAGGAAAAAGTACTTTAGCTTCTGTACTCGCCGGCAGAGACACCTTCGAGGTAACAGGCGGAAGTGTGGAATTTAATGGAAAGGATTTGCTGGAGTTAGCCCCTGAGGAAAGAGCAGCAGAAGGAATTTTCTTGGCTTTTCAATATCCAATTGAAATTCCCGGAGTAACTACCATCAATTTCTTGAAAACAGCCCTGAATCAAATCAGAAAGTACCATGGAAAAGATCCTTTGGACGCAGCTGAATTCTTGAAATTAATGAAAGAAAAAGCTAAAACCGTAAAGATTGATGATCAATTATTACGTCGTTCTTTAAACGAAGGTTTTTCCGGTGGTGAAAAGAAGAGAAATGAAATCTTCCAAATGGCCATGCTAGAACCTACTCTGGCTATTTTGGATGAAACAGACTCCGGACTTGACATTGATGCACTTAGAATTGTAGCTGATGGCGTGAATCAATTGCGTTCAAAAGATCGCTCATTCGTAGTAGTAACGCACTACCAGCGACTATTAGACTACATCGTTCCTGATTACGTACACGTACTTTACAAAGGCCGTATCGTGAAGTCAGGTACTAAAGAGTTGGCATTGGAATTGGAAGAAAAAGGATATGATTGGATTAAAGCAGAAGCAGATTCTGTTTCCGCTTAA
- a CDS encoding SufE family protein, translating to MKINEIQDELIETFALFDDWEEKYEYIIDLGKKLPPMDDAHKTEDNIIKGCQSIVWLSAKYEGGKVYFEADSQAIIVKGLVSMLLKVLSGHTPQEILDADLYFINETGLSSHLAQTRSNGLAAMVKQMKTYALAFRSTES from the coding sequence ATGAAAATAAATGAAATCCAAGACGAACTCATAGAAACCTTTGCCCTATTTGATGATTGGGAAGAAAAATATGAGTATATCATTGACCTGGGTAAAAAATTACCTCCCATGGACGATGCGCATAAGACAGAAGACAATATTATTAAAGGCTGTCAGTCTATAGTTTGGCTTTCTGCTAAATATGAAGGTGGCAAAGTGTACTTTGAAGCGGATAGCCAGGCCATCATTGTAAAAGGTTTAGTTAGTATGTTACTGAAGGTCCTAAGCGGTCATACGCCACAAGAAATTCTTGATGCTGATTTGTACTTCATCAATGAAACCGGATTAAGTTCACATTTGGCACAAACCCGTTCCAATGGATTAGCAGCTATGGTGAAACAGATGAAGACCTATGCATTAGCCTTCAGAAGTACAGAGTCTTGA
- the msrB gene encoding peptide-methionine (R)-S-oxide reductase MsrB gives MYKYVLLALMISCTSQKEMSMNKTEQEWKELLTPMQYYVMREKGTERPFTGEYWDHKEKGVYKCAGCGEQLFTSDQKFDSGCGWPSFYDALDKSKIKVEKDFSHGMIREEIMCKKCGAHLGHVFDDGPAPTGLRYCVNSASLGFEKKK, from the coding sequence ATGTATAAATATGTATTATTGGCACTAATGATTTCTTGTACCTCACAAAAGGAAATGAGTATGAACAAAACGGAACAAGAGTGGAAAGAATTACTCACTCCCATGCAGTATTATGTAATGAGAGAAAAAGGCACAGAGAGGCCTTTTACAGGAGAATATTGGGATCATAAAGAAAAAGGTGTGTACAAATGCGCCGGTTGTGGAGAGCAATTGTTCACTTCTGATCAAAAATTCGATAGTGGATGCGGGTGGCCTAGTTTCTATGATGCCTTAGACAAATCGAAAATCAAGGTAGAAAAGGATTTCAGCCACGGCATGATACGTGAAGAAATCATGTGTAAGAAATGCGGCGCGCATCTAGGTCATGTTTTTGATGATGGTCCGGCTCCTACCGGTCTCAGATATTGCGTAAACTCTGCGAGTTTAGGTTTTGAAAAGAAGAAATAG
- a CDS encoding nucleotide sugar dehydrogenase: MEFKYHLAIIGQGYVGLPLAIEFAHHFPVLGFDIQEERVRELNAGQDRTLEADLPKLKHVLQLGNKEPWAEGYRASSSLEDLKKANVFIVTVPTPIDTFNAPDLKPLLSATEMLGKVLKKGDMVIYESTVFPGCTEEECVPVLERESGLRYNVDFYVGYSPERIVPGDKVHTLTKIKKVTSGSTPEIAKKVDDLYKKIIEAGTHLAPSIKVAEASKAIENAQRDINISFVNELALIFDRIGIDTHDVLEAAGTKFNFLKYQPGLVGGHCISVDPYYLAHKATQLGYHPAVILSGRRVNDSVAEFVASKVVKLMIEKDLQVKGSKALVLGFTFKENCPDVRNTKVIDVYHELREYGLEVDVYDPWADQEEVKHEYGLQLIESLPDAATYNSIILAVAHREFLEIDLNTLKKEKAVIFDIKACLPREIVDGRL, from the coding sequence ATGGAGTTTAAGTATCATTTAGCCATTATCGGGCAGGGTTATGTAGGACTACCTCTAGCTATCGAATTTGCTCATCATTTCCCTGTTTTAGGATTTGATATCCAAGAAGAAAGAGTAAGAGAATTAAACGCTGGACAGGATAGAACCCTAGAGGCTGATTTGCCAAAATTGAAGCATGTTCTGCAATTGGGCAATAAAGAACCATGGGCAGAAGGCTATAGGGCCTCATCGTCACTCGAAGATCTGAAGAAGGCTAATGTCTTTATTGTTACTGTTCCTACTCCTATTGATACCTTTAATGCACCAGATCTTAAACCATTACTTTCAGCCACAGAAATGCTGGGAAAAGTCCTTAAAAAGGGAGATATGGTTATTTATGAAAGTACAGTATTTCCGGGATGTACGGAAGAAGAATGCGTACCTGTGTTAGAGAGAGAGTCGGGACTAAGGTATAATGTAGACTTTTATGTAGGTTATTCTCCGGAAAGGATAGTACCTGGCGACAAGGTTCACACTTTGACAAAGATCAAGAAAGTAACCTCAGGTTCAACCCCGGAGATTGCCAAAAAAGTAGATGATCTGTATAAAAAGATTATAGAAGCAGGCACCCATTTGGCTCCATCTATCAAAGTAGCAGAAGCTTCAAAGGCCATTGAAAATGCACAAAGAGATATCAATATTTCTTTTGTCAATGAATTGGCATTGATTTTTGACCGGATAGGGATAGATACCCATGATGTGCTTGAAGCTGCGGGAACGAAATTCAACTTCCTCAAGTACCAACCGGGCCTGGTAGGCGGGCACTGTATCTCCGTGGATCCTTACTATCTGGCGCATAAAGCTACCCAATTGGGCTATCATCCAGCAGTAATTCTATCCGGACGCCGAGTAAATGATTCTGTGGCAGAGTTTGTAGCCTCAAAGGTGGTTAAATTAATGATAGAAAAGGATCTTCAAGTGAAAGGATCTAAAGCGCTGGTCTTAGGTTTTACCTTTAAGGAAAACTGTCCGGATGTGAGAAACACCAAGGTGATAGATGTTTATCATGAATTGAGAGAATATGGTCTAGAGGTAGATGTATATGATCCATGGGCAGATCAGGAAGAAGTAAAGCACGAATATGGACTTCAGCTTATAGAATCATTACCAGATGCCGCTACCTATAATTCCATTATATTGGCAGTTGCTCATAGGGAATTCCTGGAAATTGATTTGAATACGCTTAAAAAAGAAAAAGCCGTGATATTTGATATCAAGGCTTGTCTTCCACGAGAAATAGTGGACGGTAGATTATAA